From Rhodoferax sp. AJA081-3, the proteins below share one genomic window:
- a CDS encoding M20 aminoacylase family protein has protein sequence MKLIPELVAAAPAIGAIRRDIHAHPELCFKEERTADVVAAQLTAWGIPIHRGMGTTGVVGIVKAGTSNRAIGLRADMDALPMQEFNTFAHASQHAGKMHACGHDGHTAMLLAAAQQFAKQRNFDGTVYLIFQPAEEGGGGAREMIKDGLFEQFPMEAVFGMHNWPGSEVGKFAVSAGPVMASSNEFTVTIRGKGGHAAMPHNGLDPVPVACQMVQAFQTIISRNKKPIDAGVISVTMIHAGEATNVIPDSCELRGTVRTFSIEVLDMIEQRMGEIAKHTAAAFGMECSFEFVRNYPPTINAAKEAEFARKVMASIVGEANVTAQEPTMGAEDFAYMLMAKPGCYAFIANGDGAHREMGHGGGPCMLHNPSYDFNDALIPLGATYWVKLAEAWLA, from the coding sequence ATGAAGCTTATTCCCGAACTGGTTGCCGCCGCGCCCGCCATTGGGGCGATCCGCCGCGACATCCATGCACACCCCGAACTCTGTTTCAAAGAAGAGCGCACGGCCGATGTGGTGGCCGCCCAGTTGACCGCCTGGGGCATCCCCATTCACCGTGGCATGGGCACCACCGGCGTGGTGGGCATTGTCAAGGCCGGCACCTCCAACCGCGCCATTGGCCTGCGGGCCGACATGGACGCCCTGCCCATGCAGGAATTCAACACCTTTGCCCACGCCAGCCAACATGCCGGAAAGATGCATGCCTGCGGTCACGATGGCCACACCGCCATGCTGCTGGCCGCGGCGCAGCAGTTTGCCAAACAGCGCAACTTTGATGGCACGGTTTACCTGATCTTCCAACCCGCCGAAGAGGGCGGCGGCGGCGCCCGGGAGATGATCAAGGACGGGTTGTTCGAGCAGTTTCCCATGGAGGCTGTGTTTGGCATGCACAACTGGCCGGGCTCCGAGGTGGGCAAGTTTGCTGTCAGTGCCGGGCCGGTGATGGCGTCCAGCAACGAGTTCACGGTCACCATACGGGGCAAGGGCGGCCACGCGGCCATGCCGCACAATGGCCTAGACCCGGTGCCGGTGGCCTGCCAGATGGTGCAGGCCTTCCAGACCATCATCAGCCGCAACAAAAAACCCATCGACGCTGGTGTGATCTCCGTCACCATGATCCATGCCGGCGAGGCCACCAATGTCATCCCCGATAGCTGCGAATTGCGGGGCACGGTGCGCACCTTCAGCATTGAGGTGCTGGACATGATCGAGCAGCGCATGGGCGAGATTGCCAAACACACGGCCGCAGCCTTTGGCATGGAGTGCAGTTTTGAATTTGTGCGCAACTACCCGCCCACCATCAACGCCGCCAAAGAAGCCGAATTTGCGCGCAAGGTCATGGCCAGCATCGTGGGTGAGGCCAATGTGACCGCCCAGGAGCCCACCATGGGCGCGGAAGACTTTGCCTACATGCTGATGGCCAAGCCCGGTTGTTACGCCTTTATTGCCAACGGTGACGGCGCCCACCGCGAAATGGGCCATGGCGGCGGCCCCTGCATGCTGCACAACCCCAGTTATGACTTCAACGACGCATTGATCCCGCTGGGCGCGACTTACTGGGTAAAACTGGCGGAAGCATGGCTCGCGTAG
- a CDS encoding type III pantothenate kinase — MTFLALDIGNTRLKWAHYASPRPNAALLAQGAEFLENIDKLSEGAWKDLKAPQHILGCVVAADAVKRRLQEQMELWDVAPQWVVASEAEAGLRNGYDHPTRLGSDRWIAMIGAYHRMLSQGAPRPMVVVMVGTAVTVEAVDASGKFLGGLILPGHGIMLRALESGTAGLHVPTGEVSLFPTNTSDALTSGGTYAISGAVERMVQHVRQHCGAEPLCVMTGGAGWKMAPHMSVPFELVDNLIFDGLLELAAVRFPG, encoded by the coding sequence ATGACCTTTCTCGCTCTGGATATCGGCAACACGCGGCTCAAGTGGGCGCACTATGCATCCCCCCGACCCAATGCCGCGCTGCTGGCCCAGGGTGCGGAGTTTTTGGAGAACATTGACAAGTTGTCCGAAGGCGCCTGGAAAGACCTGAAGGCGCCCCAGCACATCCTGGGTTGTGTGGTGGCAGCCGATGCCGTCAAACGCCGCCTGCAAGAGCAGATGGAACTGTGGGACGTCGCCCCGCAATGGGTGGTGGCCAGCGAGGCCGAGGCCGGTTTGCGCAATGGGTATGACCACCCCACACGGCTAGGGTCGGACCGCTGGATTGCGATGATTGGCGCCTACCACCGCATGTTGTCGCAGGGTGCGCCCCGCCCCATGGTGGTGGTCATGGTGGGCACCGCGGTGACGGTGGAGGCTGTGGACGCCAGTGGCAAATTTTTAGGCGGCCTGATCTTGCCGGGCCACGGCATCATGCTGCGGGCACTGGAATCCGGCACCGCCGGCCTGCACGTGCCCACGGGTGAAGTGAGCCTGTTCCCCACCAACACCAGCGACGCGTTGACCAGCGGCGGCACCTATGCCATTTCGGGCGCGGTAGAACGCATGGTGCAACACGTGCGCCAGCACTGTGGCGCCGAGCCCCTGTGTGTGATGACGGGTGGTGCAGGCTGGAAAATGGCGCCGCACATGTCGGTGCCCTTCGAACTGGTCGACAACCTGATTTTTGACGGCCTGCTGGAACTGGCCGCCGTCCGGTTCCCGGGTTAG
- a CDS encoding rhodanese-like domain-containing protein, giving the protein MPPALAYSWWQAGDAVLVDVRTDAEREWVGFVPGAVALAWKQWPGMAMNQGFDEGLCAAVEPGKKVVLLCRSGVRSVAAAKRATELGFEAYNILEGFEGDPDANAQRGRKGGWRLRGLPWRQG; this is encoded by the coding sequence GTGCCACCGGCTCTGGCCTACAGCTGGTGGCAGGCCGGCGACGCCGTGTTAGTGGACGTGCGCACCGACGCCGAGCGCGAATGGGTGGGTTTTGTACCCGGCGCCGTGGCATTGGCCTGGAAGCAATGGCCGGGCATGGCCATGAACCAGGGATTTGACGAAGGCCTGTGCGCCGCGGTGGAGCCGGGCAAAAAAGTGGTGCTGCTGTGCCGCAGCGGTGTGCGCTCGGTGGCGGCTGCCAAACGCGCCACCGAACTGGGTTTTGAGGCCTACAACATTCTGGAGGGTTTTGAGGGCGACCCCGATGCCAATGCCCAGCGCGGTCGCAAAGGTGGCTGGCGCCTGCGGGGCCTGCCCTGGCGCCAAGGATAA
- a CDS encoding chalcone isomerase family protein, whose protein sequence is MKTPFGTRRSVFAALCCIAALGAGALHSHAADVLQVVAKPGQATLVVNGTGVRRDAAAELYRATLYMEHPTSDPAQVALIRGHAKFRVVLLKDARASQLTHLLTQGLVANASDDELITLVSEIFEVSMLLNEQGSLAAGDSIEVASHPASGTTVSLHTAKPSAQSFANPLFFKVMMGVWLGKQPADPGLKRALLGQPS, encoded by the coding sequence ATGAAGACACCCTTCGGTACCCGTCGCTCCGTCTTTGCCGCCCTGTGTTGTATCGCCGCCCTGGGCGCCGGCGCCCTTCACTCCCACGCTGCGGATGTTTTGCAGGTAGTTGCAAAACCGGGACAGGCAACGCTGGTGGTCAACGGAACGGGTGTTCGGCGCGACGCGGCCGCAGAGCTGTACAGGGCAACCCTTTACATGGAGCACCCAACGTCCGACCCCGCCCAGGTGGCGCTCATCCGCGGCCACGCGAAGTTCCGCGTTGTCCTGCTCAAGGATGCCAGGGCTTCGCAGCTGACCCACCTGTTGACCCAAGGCCTGGTGGCCAATGCCAGCGACGACGAGCTGATTACGCTGGTGTCTGAAATCTTTGAGGTGAGTATGTTGCTCAATGAACAGGGCAGCTTGGCAGCCGGTGACAGTATTGAGGTGGCGTCCCACCCCGCCAGCGGAACGACCGTAAGCCTGCACACGGCCAAGCCCAGCGCCCAATCCTTTGCCAACCCCCTGTTTTTCAAGGTCATGATGGGCGTTTGGCTGGGCAAACAACCAGCCGACCCCGGCCTGAAGCGTGCACTGCTGGGGCAGCCCAGCTAG
- the icmF gene encoding fused isobutyryl-CoA mutase/GTPase IcmF, whose amino-acid sequence MSDLSAEAKALANYRPTHKVRFVTAASLFDGHDAAINIMRRILQGMGAEVIHLGHNRSVDEVVTAALQEDAQGIAISSYQGGHVEYFKYMVDLLKQRGGAHIQVFGGGGGVIVPSEIAELQGYGVTRIYSPEDGQRMGLAGMIGEMVMRCDKDLTGFAPAALEAVQGHTTASWRALAQLITGLEASEGKHPLAPELRASAATKKIPVLGITGTGGAGKSSLTDELIRRLRLDLGDSLRLAVISIDPSRRKSGGALLGDRIRMNAISPWQNGERVFMRSLATRDFGSEISQALPDVIAACKVAGFDAIIVETSGIGQGDAAIVPLVDVPMYVMTPEFGAASQLEKIDMLDFAEFVAINKFDRKGASDALRDVAKQVQRNKEAWTTMPDQMPVFGTMAARFNDDGVTALYQALLPRLQALGLQADTTGVRLPTVNVRHSSNQTPIVPAARTRYLAEITDTVRGYKHHARAQARLAREIQQLRASAKMLEAANPDKVRACEAVIGLAVLREETQDPAARKLVNQWPEMQRAYAGDEYVVKIRDKELRTALTTKSLSGTTIRKVALPTYEDHGEILKWLMLDNVPGSYPYTAGTFAFKREGEDPTRMFAGEGDAFRTNTRFKLLSSGMAAKRLSTAFDSVTLYGNDPDPRPDIYGKVGNSGVSIATLDDMKVLYGGFDLCSPSTSVSMTINGPAPSILAMFMNTAIDQNLEKFKTDNGREPTDTEAAKIKEWVLANVRGTVQADILKEDQGQNTCIFSTEFSLKVMGDIAEYFVHHNVRNFYSVSISGYHIAEAGANPISQLAFTLSNGFTLVEAYLARGMHIDDFAPNLSFFFSNGMDPEYTVMGRVARRIWAVAMKEKYGANERSQKLKYHIQTSGRSLHAQEIQFNDIRTTLQALIAIYDNCNSLHTNAFDEAITTPTEDSVRRAMAIQLIINREWGLAKNENPNQGSFIIEELTELVEEAVLSEFNAIADRGGVLGAMETGYQRGKIQDESMTYEMLKHTGELPIIGVNTFRNPHGDQVMDKLELARSTDEEKQNQLKRLAAFHAAHAAESPAILKRLQQAVIDNKNVFEVLMDAVRVCSLGQITNALFEVGGQYRRNM is encoded by the coding sequence ATGTCCGACCTGTCCGCAGAAGCCAAAGCCTTGGCCAACTATCGCCCCACGCACAAGGTGCGGTTTGTCACCGCCGCCAGCCTGTTCGACGGGCACGACGCCGCCATCAACATCATGCGCCGCATCCTGCAGGGCATGGGCGCCGAGGTCATCCACCTGGGCCACAACCGCAGCGTGGACGAGGTGGTGACCGCAGCCCTGCAAGAGGATGCACAGGGCATTGCCATCAGCTCCTACCAGGGCGGCCATGTCGAGTACTTCAAATACATGGTCGATCTGCTCAAACAGCGCGGCGGCGCGCACATCCAGGTGTTTGGCGGCGGCGGAGGCGTCATTGTGCCCAGCGAGATTGCCGAGCTGCAAGGCTACGGCGTGACCCGCATCTACAGCCCCGAAGACGGCCAGCGCATGGGGCTGGCCGGCATGATTGGCGAGATGGTGATGCGCTGCGACAAAGATCTGACGGGTTTTGCGCCGGCAGCGCTTGAAGCGGTACAAGGCCACACCACAGCATCCTGGCGCGCGTTGGCACAACTGATCACCGGGCTGGAAGCTTCTGAAGGAAAACACCCTCTAGCCCCCGAGTTACGTGCTTCTGCTGCTACAAAAAAGATACCGGTCCTGGGTATTACCGGCACCGGCGGCGCCGGCAAATCCTCGCTGACCGACGAGCTGATCCGCCGTCTGCGGCTGGACCTGGGCGATAGCTTGCGCCTGGCCGTCATCTCCATAGACCCGTCGCGCCGCAAGAGCGGTGGAGCGCTCTTGGGTGACCGCATCCGTATGAACGCCATCAGTCCGTGGCAGAACGGCGAGCGTGTCTTCATGCGCAGCCTCGCAACACGCGACTTTGGTTCCGAGATCAGCCAGGCCTTGCCCGACGTAATCGCCGCCTGCAAGGTGGCGGGTTTTGATGCCATCATCGTCGAGACCTCGGGCATTGGTCAGGGTGACGCGGCCATTGTGCCCTTGGTGGACGTGCCCATGTATGTGATGACGCCCGAGTTTGGTGCGGCCAGCCAGCTGGAAAAAATCGACATGCTGGACTTTGCCGAGTTCGTCGCCATCAACAAATTTGACCGCAAGGGTGCCAGCGACGCGCTGCGCGATGTCGCCAAACAGGTGCAACGCAACAAGGAAGCCTGGACCACGATGCCGGACCAAATGCCGGTTTTTGGCACTATGGCCGCGCGTTTCAACGACGACGGGGTGACGGCGCTGTACCAGGCTCTGCTGCCACGTTTACAGGCTTTGGGGCTGCAAGCTGACACCACCGGTGTCCGTTTGCCCACGGTGAACGTGCGCCACAGCAGCAACCAGACCCCCATCGTGCCCGCCGCCCGTACCCGTTACCTGGCAGAAATCACCGACACGGTGCGTGGTTACAAACACCACGCCCGCGCCCAGGCCCGCCTGGCGCGTGAAATTCAGCAATTGCGTGCCTCCGCAAAAATGCTGGAAGCTGCCAATCCGGACAAGGTACGCGCTTGCGAGGCCGTCATAGGCTTGGCCGTGCTGCGCGAAGAGACACAAGACCCTGCCGCCCGCAAACTGGTGAACCAGTGGCCCGAAATGCAACGCGCCTATGCCGGTGACGAATATGTGGTCAAGATTCGCGACAAGGAGCTGCGCACTGCACTCACCACCAAGTCGCTGAGCGGCACCACCATCCGCAAGGTGGCCCTGCCCACGTATGAGGACCATGGCGAAATCCTGAAGTGGCTGATGCTGGACAACGTGCCCGGCAGCTACCCCTACACCGCCGGCACCTTTGCCTTCAAGCGTGAAGGCGAGGACCCGACCCGTATGTTCGCGGGCGAAGGTGATGCCTTCCGCACCAATACCCGCTTCAAGCTGCTGAGTAGCGGCATGGCCGCCAAGCGCCTGTCCACCGCATTCGACTCGGTCACGCTCTACGGCAACGACCCCGACCCACGCCCCGACATCTACGGCAAGGTTGGCAACAGTGGTGTGTCCATCGCCACGTTGGACGACATGAAGGTGCTGTACGGCGGTTTTGATCTGTGCAGCCCCAGCACGTCAGTCTCCATGACCATCAACGGCCCCGCGCCGTCCATCCTGGCCATGTTCATGAACACCGCCATTGACCAGAACCTGGAAAAGTTCAAGACCGACAACGGGCGCGAACCCACGGACACCGAAGCGGCCAAGATCAAGGAATGGGTGCTGGCCAATGTGCGCGGCACGGTGCAGGCCGACATTCTGAAAGAAGACCAAGGGCAAAACACCTGTATCTTCTCCACCGAGTTTTCGCTGAAAGTCATGGGCGACATAGCCGAGTATTTTGTGCACCACAACGTGCGCAACTTCTACAGCGTATCCATCAGCGGCTACCACATTGCCGAGGCTGGGGCCAACCCCATCAGCCAACTGGCGTTCACGTTGTCGAATGGCTTTACGCTGGTCGAAGCCTATTTGGCCCGCGGCATGCACATCGACGACTTTGCGCCCAACCTGTCGTTCTTCTTCAGCAATGGCATGGACCCCGAGTACACGGTCATGGGCCGCGTGGCGCGCCGCATCTGGGCTGTGGCGATGAAAGAGAAATACGGTGCCAATGAGCGATCACAAAAGCTCAAGTACCACATCCAAACCAGTGGCCGCAGCCTGCACGCGCAAGAGATCCAGTTCAACGACATCCGCACCACGCTGCAGGCGCTGATTGCGATTTACGACAACTGCAACAGCTTGCACACCAACGCATTCGACGAGGCCATCACCACGCCGACCGAAGATTCCGTGCGCCGCGCCATGGCCATCCAGTTGATCATCAACCGCGAGTGGGGTCTGGCCAAAAACGAGAACCCGAACCAGGGCTCCTTCATCATCGAAGAGCTGACCGAGCTGGTGGAGGAGGCCGTGCTGTCCGAGTTCAACGCGATTGCGGATCGGGGTGGTGTGTTGGGGGCGATGGAAACCGGTTACCAGCGCGGCAAGATCCAGGACGAGAGCATGACCTACGAAATGCTCAAACACACCGGTGAACTGCCCATCATTGGTGTCAACACCTTCCGTAACCCGCATGGCGACCAGGTCATGGACAAACTGGAGCTGGCCCGCTCCACCGACGAGGAAAAACAGAACCAGCTGAAGCGCCTTGCTGCTTTCCACGCCGCGCACGCCGCAGAGTCACCAGCCATCTTGAAGCGCCTGCAACAGGCGGTTATCGACAACAAGAATGTGTTTGAGGTGCTGATGGATGCGGTGCGTGTCTGCTCACTGGGGCAGATCACGAATGCGCTGTTTGAGGTGGGTGGTCAGTACCGGCGCAATATGTAG
- a CDS encoding molybdopterin-dependent oxidoreductase: MPDSTPSIATPSVRDASDDAPHDVLGACPHDCPDTCSLVTTVQGGIAIKVHGNPAHPHTDGALCTKVSRYTERTYHPERILHPMKRSGPKGSGQFERVTWDQALTDIAQKLTAIAARGPDAAQAIQPYSYAGTMGLVQAESMAARFFNQLGASFLDRTICATAGGEGMTQTLGRKVGMRVEFFAESKLIIIWGSNSIASNLHFWRYAQVAKRNGAKLICIDPRKSETADKCHEHIALRPGTDAALALALMHELIANNWLDHDYIAQYTLGWDALKARALEWTPERAAEVCGIEAEQIRSLARDYGGCFQRGEPAAIRMNYGLQRVRGGGNAVRAIACLPALIGAWRHRAGGVLLSSSGTFPVDTAALQRPDLLAGRTPRTINMSTIGDDLLRPASPDFGPAIEALVVYNSNPVAVAPESSKVVQGFAREDLFTVVLEHFQTDTADYADYILPATTQLEHWDVHLSYGHTDVLLNRPAITPVGEAKPNTQIFRELAARMGQYDPGFLDPCFAESDEDLCRAAYGPAVDFELLLSQGFATLKGADAPFAEGGFPTPSGRCEFFSARLQAQGLDPLPTYLPNHELAGSSAAYPLAMISPPARNFLNSTFVNVKSLRDIEGEPILEMHAADAEARAIPSGAVVRVFNQRGEYLCKAVVSKRARPGVVNGLGVWWRKLGLAGTNVNQLTSQKLTDMGKGPTFYDCLVEVALAK; this comes from the coding sequence ATGCCTGATTCAACCCCTTCTATCGCTACCCCATCCGTCCGCGACGCCTCAGATGACGCTCCACATGACGTCCTTGGCGCCTGCCCGCACGACTGCCCGGACACCTGCTCCCTGGTCACCACGGTGCAGGGCGGCATTGCCATCAAGGTGCATGGCAACCCCGCCCACCCCCACACCGACGGCGCGTTGTGCACCAAGGTCTCCCGCTACACCGAGCGCACCTACCACCCCGAACGCATCCTGCACCCGATGAAACGCAGCGGGCCCAAAGGTTCGGGCCAGTTTGAGCGCGTCACCTGGGACCAGGCGCTGACCGACATCGCGCAGAAGCTGACCGCCATTGCCGCCCGGGGGCCAGACGCCGCCCAGGCCATACAGCCCTACAGCTACGCCGGCACCATGGGCCTGGTGCAGGCCGAAAGCATGGCGGCGCGTTTTTTCAACCAGTTGGGCGCATCGTTCCTAGACCGCACCATCTGCGCCACGGCCGGTGGCGAGGGCATGACCCAAACCCTGGGTCGCAAGGTTGGCATGCGGGTGGAGTTTTTTGCCGAATCCAAACTCATCATCATCTGGGGCAGCAACTCCATTGCCAGCAACCTGCACTTCTGGCGCTATGCCCAGGTAGCCAAGCGCAATGGCGCCAAACTCATTTGTATAGACCCGCGCAAGAGCGAAACCGCAGACAAGTGCCACGAACACATCGCCCTGCGCCCCGGCACCGACGCGGCGCTGGCGCTGGCGCTGATGCACGAGCTGATCGCCAACAACTGGCTTGACCACGACTACATCGCCCAGTACACGCTGGGCTGGGACGCCCTGAAGGCCCGCGCGCTGGAGTGGACGCCGGAGCGGGCCGCCGAAGTCTGCGGCATTGAGGCCGAACAGATCCGCTCCCTGGCGCGCGACTACGGCGGCTGCTTCCAGCGTGGCGAGCCGGCCGCCATCCGCATGAACTACGGCCTGCAGCGTGTCCGCGGTGGTGGCAATGCGGTGCGTGCCATAGCCTGCCTGCCGGCATTGATTGGCGCCTGGCGGCACCGGGCGGGTGGTGTGCTGTTGTCCAGCTCGGGCACCTTCCCGGTGGACACCGCGGCCCTGCAGCGCCCGGATCTGCTGGCTGGGCGCACGCCGCGCACCATCAATATGTCCACCATTGGTGACGACCTGCTGCGCCCCGCGTCGCCCGACTTTGGCCCGGCGATCGAAGCCCTGGTGGTCTACAACAGCAACCCCGTGGCTGTGGCGCCCGAGTCCAGCAAGGTAGTGCAGGGCTTTGCGCGCGAAGACCTGTTTACCGTGGTGCTGGAACACTTCCAGACCGACACCGCCGACTATGCCGACTACATATTGCCCGCCACCACCCAGCTGGAGCACTGGGATGTGCACCTGAGCTACGGCCACACCGATGTGCTGCTGAACCGCCCGGCGATTACGCCCGTGGGAGAGGCCAAACCCAATACGCAGATCTTCCGCGAGCTAGCGGCGCGCATGGGCCAATACGACCCCGGATTTCTTGACCCCTGTTTTGCCGAAAGCGACGAAGACCTGTGCCGCGCCGCCTACGGCCCGGCGGTGGATTTTGAGCTGCTGCTCAGCCAGGGTTTTGCCACACTGAAGGGAGCCGACGCGCCTTTTGCCGAAGGCGGTTTCCCCACACCTTCGGGTCGCTGCGAGTTTTTCAGCGCGCGCCTGCAGGCCCAGGGCCTGGACCCGCTGCCCACCTACCTGCCCAACCATGAGCTGGCCGGCAGTTCGGCCGCCTACCCGCTGGCCATGATCTCGCCACCGGCGCGCAATTTTCTGAACTCGACCTTTGTCAACGTGAAGAGTCTGCGCGACATCGAAGGCGAACCCATACTGGAAATGCACGCAGCGGATGCCGAAGCACGCGCCATACCCTCGGGCGCCGTGGTGCGGGTGTTCAACCAGCGCGGCGAGTACCTGTGCAAAGCCGTGGTCTCCAAACGGGCGCGGCCGGGTGTGGTCAACGGCCTGGGCGTGTGGTGGCGTAAGCTGGGGCTGGCAGGCACCAATGTCAACCAGCTCACCAGCCAGAAGCTGACCGATATGGGCAAGGGCCCTACCTTCTACGACTGTCTGGTTGAAGTGGCATTGGCAAAATAG
- a CDS encoding DUF1810 domain-containing protein: MNHTTQGLERFVEAQAPVYHTVIAELSMGHKETHWMWFIFPQLKELGKSAMAKRYGIESADEAKAYLAHPLLGSRLVECTKLLLAQRNANAFEIFGSPDELKLRSCMTLFAVAAPEQPVFKQALDVFFRGKADEVTVKLLAPSVGK, from the coding sequence ATGAACCACACTACCCAAGGCCTGGAGCGATTTGTAGAGGCCCAGGCCCCGGTCTACCACACGGTCATTGCCGAGCTGTCCATGGGCCACAAAGAGACGCACTGGATGTGGTTCATCTTTCCGCAACTCAAAGAGCTGGGCAAAAGTGCGATGGCCAAACGTTACGGCATCGAATCAGCAGACGAAGCCAAGGCCTACCTCGCACACCCGTTGTTAGGCAGCCGCCTGGTGGAATGCACCAAGCTGTTGCTGGCCCAGAGAAATGCCAATGCGTTCGAGATTTTCGGGTCGCCGGATGAGTTGAAACTGCGGTCCTGCATGACCCTGTTCGCGGTGGCTGCACCCGAACAGCCGGTTTTCAAGCAGGCGCTGGATGTGTTCTTCAGGGGCAAGGCTGACGAGGTTACTGTGAAGCTGCTGGCACCGTCAGTTGGAAAATAA
- a CDS encoding C40 family peptidase, with protein MTVDKTLALSLVTLTVLLVGCGTTPSARNSQNFPENIEYPARLTADQAGDVTIYAIGLVGTPYRYGGNTPESGFDCSGLIGHVYQTRAQVAPPRTVAKLNGWGYPVANDRVRSGDLVLFTQRGVVSHAGIYVGQGRFVHAPSTGGEVRLDYLASKYWSAQQVAFRRP; from the coding sequence ATGACCGTTGACAAAACGCTGGCCCTCAGCCTAGTGACCCTTACCGTATTGCTGGTCGGCTGTGGCACCACCCCATCGGCAAGAAATTCACAAAACTTTCCAGAAAACATAGAGTACCCGGCCCGCCTGACCGCAGACCAGGCGGGCGATGTCACCATCTATGCCATTGGCCTGGTGGGTACGCCCTACCGCTACGGCGGCAATACGCCGGAATCGGGTTTTGACTGCAGCGGCCTGATCGGCCATGTCTACCAAACCCGGGCACAGGTCGCACCGCCCCGCACCGTGGCCAAGCTCAACGGCTGGGGTTATCCCGTTGCCAATGACAGGGTCCGCTCCGGTGATCTGGTGCTGTTCACCCAGCGCGGGGTTGTTTCCCACGCGGGTATTTACGTGGGCCAGGGGCGTTTTGTGCATGCCCCATCGACAGGTGGAGAGGTCAGGCTGGACTACCTGGCATCCAAGTACTGGTCCGCGCAACAGGTGGCTTTTCGGCGGCCGTAG
- a CDS encoding molybdopterin-dependent oxidoreductase, which translates to MHKRDFLAGSALVGVLPVAVSVQAATPASRGPVLLTISGAAVTKSNRGALDSALDQMMVKHGINFDKALALDAAALHRMPAVQIKPTLEYDAKVHTLSGPLLSTVLEAAGVAPGSNVLVGLRAVDGYNVAISLADIRRYRMVLATHMDGQPLSLGGLGPQWAVYDADNLADFKDKPLKQRFGLCPWGVYHIDVKPA; encoded by the coding sequence ATGCACAAGCGCGATTTTTTGGCAGGTTCTGCACTGGTGGGTGTTTTGCCGGTTGCGGTGTCTGTGCAGGCCGCCACACCCGCGTCCCGCGGACCGGTTTTGCTGACCATCAGTGGTGCGGCGGTCACCAAGAGCAACCGTGGCGCGCTGGACAGTGCGCTGGACCAGATGATGGTCAAACACGGCATCAATTTTGACAAGGCCCTGGCCCTGGACGCTGCCGCGCTGCACCGCATGCCAGCCGTGCAAATTAAACCCACCTTGGAGTACGACGCCAAGGTGCACACCCTGTCCGGGCCCCTGCTCAGCACCGTGCTGGAAGCGGCGGGCGTGGCACCGGGCAGCAACGTCCTGGTCGGCCTGCGGGCGGTGGATGGCTACAACGTGGCCATCAGCCTGGCCGACATCCGGCGCTACCGCATGGTGCTGGCAACCCACATGGACGGCCAGCCCCTGTCTCTGGGCGGCCTGGGCCCGCAGTGGGCGGTCTACGATGCCGACAACCTGGCGGACTTCAAGGACAAACCGCTGAAGCAGCGGTTTGGTCTGTGCCCTTGGGGCGTGTACCACATCGATGTGAAGCCAGCGTAA